The Cryptococcus neoformans var. neoformans B-3501A chromosome 7, whole genome shotgun sequence genome window below encodes:
- a CDS encoding hypothetical protein (Match to ESTs gb|CF194400.1|CF194400, gb|CF190984.1|CF190984; HMMPfam hit to RRM_1, RNA recognition motif. (a.k.a. RRM, RBD, or RNP domain), score: 65.3, E(): 1.6e-16): MASKMDIDRPLDEIIATKAKPRRSRQGGAGARRGGAASGATSARARYASTVPKTISAPQPFSAEVFKIIISNLPSDVTEAAVRDLMQSTVGPVKSVQMSYTATGKSTGIATVVFRNKGDARKAHASYHNRMIDNQRPMKVELAIDPNQAQSSLVNRVAPAPVQPQKRRAPASKPRNTRPAKKTAEQLDAEMAEYKQSSTA; encoded by the exons ATGGCTTCCAAGATGGACATTGACCGACCCCTCGATGAG ATTATCGCCACCAAGGCCAAACCACGTCGTTCCAGGCAAGGCGGAGCAGGTGCCCGGCGTGGGGGTGCTGCGTCTGGCGCCACCAGTGCTCGAGCGAGATACGCTTCGACAGTTCCCAAGACTATATCGGCTCCTCAACCATTTAGCGCCGAAGTATTCAAAATTATCATCAGCAATCTGCCCAGCGATGTGACTGAGGCCGCTGTCCGA GATCTCATGCAGTCGACTGTCGGGCCTGTCAAAAGTGTCCAGATGTCTTACACCGCTACAGGCAAGAGTACTGGTATTGCTACGGTAGTCTTTAGGAACAAGGGCGACGCGAGGAAGGCTCATGCCTCTT ATCACAATAGGATGATCGACAATC AACGCCCTATGAAGGTTGAGCTTGCCATTGACCCCAATCAGGCGCAATCTTCCCTCGTTAATCGGGTTGCACCTGCTCCCGTTCAGCCTCAAAAGAGGCGCGCTCCCGCCAGCAAGCCTCGCAACACGCGCCCGGCCAAGAAGACCGCTGAACAGTTGGATGCTGAGATGGCG GAATATAAGCAATCTTCGACTGCGTAA
- a CDS encoding hypothetical protein (Match to ESTs gb|CF187842.1|CF187842, gb|CF184744.1|CF184744, gb|CF184416.1|CF184416): MSQASDAFWQPFSSGALKLLPKRGVGIRAKSKRADRIPDDPQRPLVTDYHSINDPTMRIRVPKKFLTPVKVEAKVWFANERTFISYLSMGLLLSTIASGLLFGSRDSSARWFAFAYALISAGVLIYGWAIFQKRLTMISARDSGSFDLLWGPIFICFALFIAILANFIFRLHEAQQHTGLNPLSLKYAWNEAGMKNA; encoded by the exons ATGAGCCAAGCATCAGACGCTTTTTGGCAGCCATTCTCATCAGGAGCTTTGAAGCTCCTTCCAAAGCGTGGTGTTGGCATACGAGCTAAGAGTAAAAGGGCGGACAGAATACCAGATGA TCCCCAGAGACCACTTGTCACGGATTATCACTCAATAAATGATCCTACTATGCGTATACGAGTGCCTA AAAAATTCCTCACGCCAGTGAAGGTAGAGGCAAAGGTATGGTTTGCCAATGAGCGAACCTTCATTTCCTATCTTTCAATGGGTTTGCTCCTTTCAACAATTGCATCTGGACTGCTTTTTGGCAGCAGAGACTCTTCTGCGAGATGGTTTGCGTTTGCATACGCGTTGAT TTCTGCAGGAGTTTTGATCTATGGATGGGCTATCTTCCAGAAACGCTTGACCATGATTTCCGCAAGGGATTCGGGGAGCTTTG ATTTGTTATGGGGGCCTATATTCATCTGCTTTGCCCTTTTCATCGCTATTTTAGCCAATTTCATATTTCGTCTTCACGAGGCACAACAACACACAGGTCTTAACCCTCTATCTCTTAAATATGCTTGGAACGAAGCGGGCATGAAGAATGCCTGA
- a CDS encoding hypothetical protein (Match to ESTs gb|CF189548.1|CF189548, gb|CF188937.1|CF188937, gb|CF188882.1|CF188882; HMMPfam hit to Arf, ADP-ribosylation factor family, score: 431.7, E(): 8.3e-127) has protein sequence MGLSVSKLLNGLFGKKEMRILMVGLDAAGKTTILYKLKLGEIVTTIPTIGFNVETVEYKNISFTVWDVGGQDKIRPLWRHYFQNTQGIIFVVDSNDRERITEAREELQRMLSEDELRDALLLVFANKQDLPNAMNAAEITDKLGLHSLRQRSWYIQAACATSGDGLYEGLEWLSANLKRKSP, from the exons ATGGGTCTTTCCGTCTCCAAGCTCCTTAATGGCCTCTtcggcaagaaggaaatgc GAATCCTTATGGTCGGTCTCGATGCTGCTGGTAAAACAACCATCCTTTACAAGCTTAAACTCGGTGAAATTGTCACCACTATCCCTACCATTG GTTTTAATGTGGAGACGGTCGAGTACAAGAACATTTCTTTCACAGTCTGGGATGTCGGAGGACAGGATAAGATTCGACCTTTGTGGAGGCATT ATTTCCAGAACACCCAAGGTATCATTTTCGTGGTCGACTCCAACGATCGGGAGCGAATCACTGAGGCACGTGAGGAGT TGCAACGGATGTTGAGTGAAGATGAGTTGAGGGATGCTTTGCTCCTTGTGTTCGCCAACAAACAG GACTTGCCTAATGCTATGAACGCTGCTGAGATTACGGACAAGCTTGGTCTTCACTCACTTCGACAGCGATCTTGGTACATTCAGGCTGCTTGTGCCACCTCCGGCGATGGTCTTTACGAAGGTCTTGAATGG CTCTCTGCCAACCTTAAGAGGAAGAGCCCTTAA